The Nostoc sp. HK-01 genomic interval GCATTGAAAAGTATTTAGGTAGTGGTCTAATTAAAGGTGTGGGGCCAGTCACAGCCAAACGCATTGTTACTCACTTTGGGATAGAGACTTTAGAGATTATTGGAACCCAAATCGAACGACTAATTGAAGTCAACGGCATTGCCAAAAAACGCATCAAGTTAATCAAAAACGCTTGGGAAACCCAAAAAGCCATCAAAGAAGTGATGGTATTTCTGCAAAGCCACGGCGTTTCTACAACATACGCAGTTAAAATTTACAAGCAATATGGGGATAAATCCATAGATACAGTTACTCATAATCCTTACCAGTTAGCAGCAGATATCTATGGTATTGGTTTTTTAACTGCTGATAAGATTGCCCGTAATTTAGGCGTTCCCGCAGATTCCCAGTTTCGTTACTGTGCTGGGATGACCCATGTATTAAGTGAAGCCGCAGAAGATGGGCATTGCTACTTGCCACAGACTGAACTGATTGAGAAAGTAATCAAACTGCTCACTACTGCTGACCATCAACCAAAAGAAGATGCCATCACTCAAACTATCAAAGATATGGCGCTCAAAGATGAGCTAATTAGAGAACGTGATGCTGATAAAACTCTCAATTGCTACAAGCCGACTTACTTCCACACCGAACAAAACTTAGCCCAATTAGTACGCGAACGGCTCACCCACCCCACCAATCCTGATATTCCCCGCGTCCGCGCTTGGTTGGAGCGTTTTAGCAGTAGCCGCAAAGTGGCACTATCAACCGAACAGCAACAAGCCGTAGAAGTTGCAGCTTACTCTAGATTCACCGTCATTACTGGTGGCCCTGGTGTGGGCAAAACTTTTACCACTCACACCATTGTTTCCTTGTGGAAGGCAATGGGTAAATCAATTGCCCTGGCTGCACCAACTGGACGCGCTGCCCAAAGATTAGGCGAGATGACTGGGCTAGAAGCGAAAACCATTCATCGCCTACTGGAATTTGACCCCAAGACGCGCAGTTTTAAACGCGATCGCACTAACCCCTTACCCCATAGTGCCATTATTGTCGATGAAGCTAGTATGCTTGATTTGTTTCTGGCATATTCGTTGGTTGAAGCAGTTGCCGAAAATGCCCAACTATTGTTGGTGGGAGATATCGACCAATTACCATCGGTAGGTGCGGGTAACGTGCTGGCTGATTTGATTAATTCGAGAAAAGTACCTGTAGTCAGACTTACCCAAGTATTTCGCCAAGCTGCTACTAGCAAAATTATTACCGCCGCCCACCAAATTAACCGGGGGCAGTATCCCCATATTGAATCAATTTCTAATACACCTCAATCTGATTGTCTGTGGCATGGTGGAGGGTTTGAGCCAGAACATGGTGTACAGGCAATTAGTGAGTTGATAGCTGATTTCATTCCAGGGCTTGGTTTTCATCCTGCGACTGATGTACAAGTGCTTTCCCCCATGTCACGGGGATTAGTCGGTACACGCAATCTCAATAATGTACTGCAACAGTTAATTAATCCACCTAGCCCTGAAAAAATTGAAGTAACCAGGGGTGGAACGATTTTTAGAACAGGCGATCGCATTATCCAACTCACTAACGACTACCAACGGGAAGTATTTAATGGCGATGTGGGATTTATTAGCACAATTGATACTGAGGAACAGGAAGTCATCGTCCAGTATCAAGAGCGTGAAGTTACTTATGATTATGCTGACATGAATGAGCTTGCTTTAGCCTGGAGCGTGAGTATACATAAGTCGCAAGGGTCGGAATACTCAGTAGTAATTTTGCCTTTGTATACGCAACATTACATGATGCTGATTCGGAATTTACTGTATACGGGGTTAACCCGTGCTAAGAAACTGGCGATTATTATTGGCAGCCAGAAAGCAATAAGTATGTGCGTCCGTTCTAAAAAGTCCCAGGAGCGATATACCCGATTGCAAGAGAGGTTAATTCAAGCAGCCTTACAATAATTGCGCTCCCACTCTTGAGACACTGCAACTATACCTGAGTGAGAAAAAGCGATGGTCTACGACCGACCATAGACCTACTTTGCTACACCCCACTGTAGCTGATCGCCGTTGATTCTGATAACAATCCCGACATATCCAAAACACGCTGTGACCACAAGCTAACTTCAGTATGAACTTGAGTTAAAGCTGTAGCATCAGACCTAATTTTTTCCCAGTTAAATAGCCAACGTGTTAGAGTCCGTCCCAAATCCACTATCTCAGATGCTTGGTCAATGTCTATTTGCACCATATTAGGAACAGTCCACTCGATAAAATACAAGCTTTCTTTAAAAAGACTGGCTACTACATCTTCAGGCGTTACATCGTCACAAAAAGATTTAATTCGGGCTAAATTTGTAGCTAAGTGACCCAAGCGAGTAGGGATATTATATTGCAGGAAGCGTTCTTGTTTTTTAGTCCAATCAGTCATACGTTACCTAGCAACTCTGTAATAATTTGGGCAACTTGTTCTCTAATGGTAGCGTCTAAAATCTCCATTGAACGATTACCCTGACTAGGGCGAATATTAATTAGAGAATCGTAGCTAATTTTCTGATTAATAGGCATAAACCCGGCTCCCCAGATATTCTTTTGAGAGCTTCCATCCTCAAGCAAAGCTTGTTCACAAAAGTAATGCATTTCACCGCCACCAGCCAGAATACGGCGTTCTATGTCTACAGCCAGTTTAATATAAAATTTCTGCTCCTCAAGCATCTGTTCTACTTGTTCTGGAGCGGCACGATTACGTATGATAATAATCAAGATTTTTTACGGTTATTTAGTATTTAGTGCTTAAAGGTTTGGATTTGACTATTTATATTATTTTAACCCCTGCTGTGGCTCAGACAGTTTAGTTAATAGTTCTATCTCTAATCTTTGCTTTCATCGACTTTGCTTTCAATCACTTCTTGAATATTTGGAGAAACTAAGGAGAGAAAATCGTATCCAGTGAGTTGTTCTAATTGGTCAACACTTACCTTATAAGCCCTCCAGTCATTATTTAGTTCTTGCTCATTGGGAATATTAACCGCAATTACACGAGTATTAGCAGTAATACCATTAATCCCAGAACCAGGATTATCTAGTACGACAACAATCTTCCAAGTGGATTTAGGAATTGTTACCTTACCCTTGAGGGGTTCACCTTGACTACCACTAGGCCCAGCGACAATATAAAGTTCTTTGCCAAGGCTTACCAATTCTCGACAATAATCTTCTAAATTGCCCCATGTATTTCTATTGTTATCGGGTGTCTGAGGCATCATGTTTGTCATTAAAAAAGTGGCGGCATTATCTTCTTGTGTTAGGGTGCGGTCTGCTGAAGGTGCAATATGTCCCCGGTCATAACCACTCCCAGAGTACATAGAAGGAGTCACTCGCATCCAACCCGCAGGCAATGTGTTGTCCGGGCGGAAGTTATCCTGTCTTTCTGCTTCCCCTAGCCATGAGGAGTTAAGTTGCCAAGCTACCCAGTTGACAGTTCCTTTGCTTCGGTTGTAGGAAAGTGCATACTGATTTTTGACCATCAGGTAATTGTCGGGTGTAATGCTTGTTGGAGTTGCACTGCTGGGATTTCCCAAGAGCAAATGCACACTTATTGATGGCGAAAGTTCTGTTGATGGTGGCAATTGGGAATGAGCCGGCGTACACCCAACAAAGAGCGCCACTAAAGCAGCTACACCCCAAAAACGACGGTTTACCATAAATTTTCGTTCTCTTAATTACTGATTTATCTGACTTCAGCTAATTGTTTGTATTTTCCTACTTTCACTGCATTTTGTTTCAACTTGTAAAGTGTGCGCTCGCCTAGTTTTCCTCTCTACGAGACGCTGAATGCGATCGCTTGAATTTGGCGGAGGCGATGTCTACGACGGGCTGCGCCTACGCATTCAGAAGACCGCTTTTCATCTATCATCAGTTTATTGCTATCAAAACTGATATCAAATGCCTGACCACAAAACCCCACCAAGTGAAATGATTCGCGTCCCTACTGCTTTAATTCCAGCAGTAAAAGAACTATCTAAACTACATCGTCAAGGTCATACAATAGCCTTGCTACAAGGCTTAGAGGAATTGATTAACCAGTTTGATAGCAATATTGATAGCGATATTGCCCCTAGTAGTAAATCAATTAAGCAGCTAGAGGCGAAGCTAGAAACCAAACTAGAAACAATTACCAAGAAGCTGGAGCAAATTGAACGGGCGATGGCTTCTGGTAGATACAACAACACCAGACCTCGAAGACAAGCGCACCCGTACCATCAACCCCAAGTTGAACTGCTACCCAGAACAAATGAAAGTTTAGCTCAAAGACTTGCTGTTAGTCCCCAAAGCCTGATTATAGAAAGAGAAAAATTAAGCCCCAAAGAATTTATCAGTTGGTCGCGTCACCGTGACCCTATGAGTGTGGGGTGGGAATGGGATGCTAAAACTGAACTTTACCATCCACTGAAATAAATTCCAGCGTCTAAATGCTACACCTATTCACAAAAAACGGGACGTTGCTTGACCCCAAATCCCTCAAGAGCAG includes:
- a CDS encoding RecD/TraA family helicase, which translates into the protein MSTTPLPSQQQVNATPKHESITGVVERLTYYSQESGYTVARLQRPGAKELTTITGSFADIQPGQTLQLTGFWREHPQYGLQFQVVNYKETKPATLTGIEKYLGSGLIKGVGPVTAKRIVTHFGIETLEIIGTQIERLIEVNGIAKKRIKLIKNAWETQKAIKEVMVFLQSHGVSTTYAVKIYKQYGDKSIDTVTHNPYQLAADIYGIGFLTADKIARNLGVPADSQFRYCAGMTHVLSEAAEDGHCYLPQTELIEKVIKLLTTADHQPKEDAITQTIKDMALKDELIRERDADKTLNCYKPTYFHTEQNLAQLVRERLTHPTNPDIPRVRAWLERFSSSRKVALSTEQQQAVEVAAYSRFTVITGGPGVGKTFTTHTIVSLWKAMGKSIALAAPTGRAAQRLGEMTGLEAKTIHRLLEFDPKTRSFKRDRTNPLPHSAIIVDEASMLDLFLAYSLVEAVAENAQLLLVGDIDQLPSVGAGNVLADLINSRKVPVVRLTQVFRQAATSKIITAAHQINRGQYPHIESISNTPQSDCLWHGGGFEPEHGVQAISELIADFIPGLGFHPATDVQVLSPMSRGLVGTRNLNNVLQQLINPPSPEKIEVTRGGTIFRTGDRIIQLTNDYQREVFNGDVGFISTIDTEEQEVIVQYQEREVTYDYADMNELALAWSVSIHKSQGSEYSVVILPLYTQHYMMLIRNLLYTGLTRAKKLAIIIGSQKAISMCVRSKKSQERYTRLQERLIQAALQ
- a CDS encoding DNA/RNA non-specific endonuclease, which encodes MVNRRFWGVAALVALFVGCTPAHSQLPPSTELSPSISVHLLLGNPSSATPTSITPDNYLMVKNQYALSYNRSKGTVNWVAWQLNSSWLGEAERQDNFRPDNTLPAGWMRVTPSMYSGSGYDRGHIAPSADRTLTQEDNAATFLMTNMMPQTPDNNRNTWGNLEDYCRELVSLGKELYIVAGPSGSQGEPLKGKVTIPKSTWKIVVVLDNPGSGINGITANTRVIAVNIPNEQELNNDWRAYKVSVDQLEQLTGYDFLSLVSPNIQEVIESKVDESKD